The Tachyglossus aculeatus isolate mTacAcu1 chromosome 22, mTacAcu1.pri, whole genome shotgun sequence genome window below encodes:
- the LOC119943453 gene encoding 1-phosphatidylinositol 4,5-bisphosphate phosphodiesterase epsilon-1-like codes for MTSEEMAVSVVGPAAQGKAISFLPAAEENSKRASEPGVIKSHSAPPSKRTKGVASCLSRHRKEHLEDSLPKIFSMESEDGTRDSSTRKEERMPGSVGYLNINYNVLQTNRPSSVPPRSRICESCDSLAEENPRLETGIATSLERNLLTGLQLRVDGPSVEMNPLGVRSALQQSGSDDTDDLAVFHFHYTVERTISKSLCALHGNFIFDGCGSCVASPDAVDERNSNALANKCGSANGKPGCENCQCLDDQYFCLKRTSKKADMVCSGNFSGKMSSKVFVSHLDDCNEACEEEIEEDFCKNKKERSTLLIRRFCKNDREVKKSVHTGTRAIVRTLPSGHVGAEAWIYVNKKRNRSLKHCGITTEHPTEVHIRQDLNFCQAKSQWFQTFRYKARYVEPLAFVPNGYPRSSSNQDC; via the exons ATGACTTCTGAGGAAATGGCCGTTTCTGTTGTTGGGCCTGCAGCCCAGGGGAAAGCGATCTCTTTTCTGCCAGCTGCCGAGGAAAATAGCAAGCGTGCCTCTGAACCCGGCGTTATAAAAAGTCACAGTGCTCCTCCAAGCAAGCGGACTAAGGGGGTGGCCTCGTGCTTAAGCAGACATCGAAAGGAACACCTAGAGGACTCGCTCCCTAAGATTTTCTCCATGGAAAGTGAAGACGGGACCCGAGATTCCTCCactaggaaagaggaaaggatgcCGGGTTCCGTGGGATATCTGAACATAAACTACAACGTTCTACAGACAAACCGCCCGAGCAGCGTTCCCCCGAGGAGCAGGATCTGCGAATCGTGTGATTCTTTAGCTGAAGAAAATCCGCGATTGGAGACTGGAATTGCGACTTCGCTGGAAAGAAATCTCTTGACTGGACTTCAACTGAGAGTGGATGGGCCTTCTGTAGAAATGAATCCTTTAGGAGTCCGGTCAGCTCTGCAACAGTCTGGCAGCGACGATACTGATGACCTGGCAGTATTTCATTTCCATTACACCGTAGAGAGAACGATATCCAAGTCTTTGTGCGCTCTGCACGGTAACTTCATTTTCGATGGCTGTGGCAGTTGTGTAGCATCGCCAGACGCGGTGGATGAACGCAACTCAAATGCTTTGGCCAATAAATGTGGTAGTGCAAATGGAAAGCCGGGGTGTGAGAACTGTCAGTGCTTAGATGATCAATATTTTTGCTTAAAAAGAACTTCTAAAAAGGCAGACATGGTTTGTTCAGGTAATTTTTCCGGGAAAATGTCCTCCAAGGTCTTTGTGAGCCATTTGGATGATTGTAATGAGGCTTGCGAAGAAGAGATAGAGGAAGACTTTTGTAAGAACAAAAAGGAACGGTCCACCTTACTGATTCGAAGATTCTGCAAAAACGATAGGGAAGTTAAGAAATCCGTGCATACCGGAACAAGAGCGATCGTGAGGACCTTGCCTTCGGGGCACGTAGGAGCCGAAGCTTGGATTTACGTTAATAAAAAGAGAAACAGATCGTTAAAGCACTGTGGGATTACAACAGAGCATCCGACGGAAGTGCACATCAGACAAGATTTGAACTTCTGCCAGGCAAAATCCCAGTGGTTTCAG ACCTTTCGATACAAAGCAAGGTACGTTGAACCTTTAGCTTTTGTGCCAAATGGTTACCCACGAAGCAGTTCTAACCAGGACTGTTAA